A stretch of Methylogaea oryzae DNA encodes these proteins:
- the mrcB gene encoding penicillin-binding protein 1B: protein MPPRKKAAPPPPPARKPRGGRPSFWLRLWPAYALGLLLFLAYLGYLDYTVRYQFQGQRWELPSYVYARPLELYAGAPVTPERLQATLDDLHYRLDTRLTTPASYVRRGDEFWLSSRPFRFWDKEEANRRVKVVLEGGRVAAMQDLANGKDAALVRLDPVQIGSFYPSRKEDRILVKLAEVPPLLIQGLLAMEDRDFYHHHGVSPRAIARAMWANTKAMGLVQGGSTITQQLVKNFYLTSKRSLGRKINEAFMALIMDARYPKDEILEAYLNEIYLGQDGARAIHGFGLASEFYFSRPLHDLKLEHMAMLVALVRGPAHYDPRRDPEKALRHRNLVLDTMVATGVIPEGDAEAAKRQPLDVVKATHRSVARHPAFLDLVRRQLHDEYKDEDLASTGLRIITTLDSEVQRQLEAAVEDTLPRLEKANRLEQLQAAAIVTQRVNGEVAGLVGGRDPEDAGFNRAVDAVRSIGSLYKPVVYLTALEQSRRYTAGTLLKDNAIHLKNEGGGLWVPKNYDGKEHGLVPLHQALAESYNLATVRLGLDLGVPNTVKTLRSLGVNRPVDAFPSLLLGAAEMSVLDVAQMYQTLADDGFVTPLRSILAVLDSEGQPLKRYGLDVHAGVDAAPVYVLNTVLQEVAREGTARSIYSVLPEDFNVAGKTGTTNDLRDSWFAGFSGDYVGVVWVGRDDNQPAKLTGARGALPIWIDAFRRFSREPLEPTPPEKIELVWTDTASGKRAAESCPGARQLAYVAGSAPQETADCVGPAQRALDAVQSLF, encoded by the coding sequence ATGCCCCCAAGAAAAAAAGCCGCACCTCCTCCGCCGCCCGCTCGCAAACCCCGCGGCGGACGCCCGTCCTTTTGGCTGAGGCTGTGGCCCGCCTACGCGTTGGGCCTGCTGTTGTTCCTCGCCTACCTGGGCTACCTGGACTACACCGTGCGCTACCAGTTCCAGGGCCAGCGTTGGGAGCTGCCGTCCTATGTTTATGCCCGCCCGCTGGAGTTGTACGCCGGCGCGCCGGTGACGCCGGAGCGGTTGCAAGCCACTTTGGACGATCTGCATTACCGCCTCGATACGCGCCTGACCACCCCGGCCAGTTACGTGCGGCGGGGCGACGAATTCTGGCTCAGCAGCCGGCCGTTCCGTTTCTGGGACAAGGAGGAGGCCAATCGCCGCGTCAAAGTGGTGCTGGAGGGCGGCCGGGTCGCCGCCATGCAGGACCTGGCCAACGGCAAGGACGCGGCGCTGGTGCGCTTGGACCCGGTGCAGATCGGCAGTTTCTACCCCAGCCGCAAGGAAGACCGCATCCTGGTGAAGCTGGCGGAAGTGCCGCCCCTGCTGATCCAGGGCCTTTTGGCCATGGAGGACCGCGATTTTTACCACCACCACGGCGTTTCGCCCCGCGCCATCGCTCGCGCCATGTGGGCCAACACCAAGGCCATGGGGCTGGTGCAGGGCGGCAGCACCATCACCCAGCAGCTGGTGAAGAATTTCTACCTCACTTCCAAGCGCAGCCTGGGGCGCAAGATCAACGAAGCCTTCATGGCGCTGATCATGGACGCGCGCTATCCCAAGGACGAAATCCTCGAAGCGTACCTCAACGAAATCTACCTGGGCCAGGATGGCGCCCGCGCCATCCACGGCTTCGGCCTCGCCAGCGAGTTCTATTTCAGCCGGCCGCTGCACGACCTCAAGCTGGAGCATATGGCCATGCTGGTGGCCCTGGTGCGCGGCCCGGCCCACTACGATCCGCGCCGCGATCCGGAGAAAGCCCTGCGCCACCGCAATCTGGTGCTGGACACCATGGTGGCCACCGGCGTCATCCCGGAAGGCGACGCGGAAGCGGCCAAGCGCCAGCCCTTGGACGTGGTGAAAGCCACCCACCGCTCGGTGGCGCGCCACCCGGCCTTCCTCGACCTGGTGCGGCGCCAGCTGCACGACGAGTACAAGGACGAGGACCTGGCCTCCACCGGCCTGCGCATCATCACCACCCTGGATTCGGAAGTGCAGCGCCAATTGGAAGCGGCGGTGGAGGACACCCTGCCGCGCTTGGAAAAAGCCAATCGGCTGGAGCAGCTGCAAGCCGCCGCCATCGTTACCCAGCGGGTCAACGGCGAGGTGGCCGGCCTGGTGGGCGGGCGCGATCCGGAGGACGCCGGCTTCAACCGGGCGGTGGATGCCGTGCGCTCCATCGGCTCCCTGTACAAGCCGGTGGTTTACCTCACCGCCCTGGAGCAATCGCGTCGCTACACCGCTGGCACCCTGCTCAAGGACAACGCCATTCACCTGAAGAACGAGGGCGGCGGCCTGTGGGTGCCGAAAAACTACGACGGCAAGGAGCACGGCCTGGTGCCGCTGCATCAAGCCCTGGCGGAATCCTACAACCTGGCCACCGTGCGCCTGGGCCTGGACCTGGGCGTGCCCAACACGGTGAAGACCTTGCGCAGCCTGGGCGTCAACCGCCCGGTGGACGCCTTCCCGTCGCTGCTGCTCGGCGCGGCGGAAATGTCCGTGCTGGACGTGGCGCAGATGTACCAGACCCTGGCCGACGACGGCTTCGTCACACCGCTGCGCTCCATCCTGGCGGTGCTGGACAGCGAAGGCCAGCCGCTCAAGCGCTACGGCTTGGACGTGCACGCCGGGGTGGACGCGGCGCCGGTGTACGTGCTCAACACCGTGCTGCAGGAAGTGGCGAGGGAGGGCACGGCCCGTTCGATTTACTCCGTGTTGCCGGAAGATTTCAACGTCGCCGGCAAGACCGGCACCACCAACGATCTGCGCGACAGCTGGTTCGCCGGTTTCAGCGGCGACTACGTGGGCGTGGTGTGGGTGGGGCGCGACGACAACCAGCCGGCCAAGCTGACCGGCGCGCGCGGCGCCTTGCCCATCTGGATCGACGCTTTCCGCCGTTTCAGCCGCGAGCCGCTGGAGCCGACACCGCCGGAGAAAATCGAACTGGTGTGGACCGACACGGCCAGCGGCAAACGCGCCGCGGAAAGCTGTCCCGGCGCTCGGCAACTGGCCTATGTGGCCGGCTCCGCGCCGCAGGAAACGGCCGATTGCGTGGGACCGGCCCAGCGGGCGTTGGACGCGGTGCAGTCGTTGTTCTGA
- a CDS encoding DUF4156 domain-containing protein, which yields MQFTAIRRLAAALALTAPLAGCSFVDLTPGGDKVRVLSLNEVGRCTLLGRVSSNTKASIGFIARSKEAVQEEVNRLSRNNAADMHGDTIVPLGPLIDGEQGFNVYRCINP from the coding sequence ATGCAATTCACCGCTATTCGCCGCCTGGCCGCCGCCCTGGCGTTGACCGCGCCGCTGGCCGGTTGCTCTTTCGTCGACCTGACGCCCGGCGGCGACAAAGTGCGCGTGCTGAGCCTCAACGAAGTGGGCCGCTGCACGCTGTTGGGCCGCGTCAGTTCCAACACCAAGGCCTCCATCGGCTTTATCGCGCGCAGCAAGGAAGCGGTGCAGGAAGAGGTCAACCGGCTGTCGCGCAATAACGCGGCGGATATGCACGGCGATACCATCGTTCCCCTGGGCCCGCTCATCGACGGCGAGCAGGGCTTCAACGTCTATCGCTGCATCAATCCCTGA
- a CDS encoding class I SAM-dependent methyltransferase, with protein MHHLDLLACPLTGSALRRTGDALVGATGHRYSVTPSGIPLFAEQHCSEDAKRQQAHYDRVAAAYIASLAYPHTLEYMDYLDTAFLDAVGDAPLDTVAEICCGTGEAFRLLGSRVGRGVGVDISVAMLEAAVSARENPRLEFTQGDATRLPLRSGAFDAVFMFGGIHHVNDRQKLFGEIARILKPGGRFYWREPVSDFWLWRALRAVIYRLSPALDHATERPLLYEETVPVLQAAGLRPLQWRTYGFFGFCLFMNSDVLIFNRAFRFIPGIRRLTRWAAALDDRITRTPTMGNAGLQVIGCAEKPRGEPA; from the coding sequence ATGCATCACCTCGACTTGCTCGCCTGCCCCCTCACCGGCTCCGCCCTGCGGCGAACCGGGGACGCCCTCGTCGGCGCCACCGGCCACCGCTACAGCGTCACGCCCAGCGGCATCCCCTTGTTCGCCGAGCAGCACTGCTCGGAAGACGCCAAACGCCAGCAAGCCCACTACGACCGCGTCGCGGCGGCGTACATCGCCAGTCTGGCCTATCCCCACACCTTGGAATACATGGATTATCTCGACACCGCGTTCCTCGACGCGGTGGGCGACGCGCCGCTGGATACCGTGGCCGAAATCTGCTGCGGCACCGGCGAAGCCTTTCGCCTGCTGGGAAGCCGCGTCGGCAGGGGCGTCGGCGTCGATATTTCCGTGGCCATGCTGGAAGCGGCGGTAAGCGCGCGGGAAAATCCGCGACTGGAGTTCACCCAAGGGGACGCCACCCGTTTGCCCCTCAGGTCCGGGGCTTTCGACGCGGTGTTCATGTTCGGCGGCATCCACCACGTCAACGACCGGCAAAAGCTTTTCGGCGAAATCGCCAGGATACTCAAGCCGGGAGGCCGCTTCTATTGGCGTGAGCCGGTCAGCGACTTCTGGCTGTGGCGCGCCTTGCGGGCCGTCATTTACCGCCTTTCGCCGGCCTTGGACCATGCGACGGAGCGTCCGCTCCTCTACGAGGAAACGGTGCCGGTGCTGCAAGCGGCCGGCTTGCGCCCGCTCCAGTGGCGCACTTACGGATTTTTCGGTTTTTGCCTGTTCATGAATAGCGACGTCCTGATATTCAACCGCGCCTTCCGCTTTATCCCCGGAATCCGCCGGCTCACCCGCTGGGCGGCGGCGCTGGATGACCGGATCACCCGCACGCCGACCATGGGCAACGCCGGGCTTCAAGTGATCGGCTGCGCCGAAAAACCCCGGGGCGAACCCGCGTGA
- a CDS encoding cupin domain-containing protein has protein sequence MPSIRRGNLYDLAGVEHDPQQECFQTLMRAPGVRVERIVSQGHVTPPGQWYDQDWDEWVSLLSGAARLRVEGEADCLELTAGDYVWLPAHCRHRVEWTDPARETVWLALHCGQHPD, from the coding sequence ATGCCCTCGATTAGGCGCGGCAACCTGTACGACTTGGCGGGCGTCGAGCACGACCCGCAGCAGGAATGTTTCCAAACCCTCATGCGGGCGCCCGGCGTGCGCGTCGAACGCATCGTTTCCCAGGGGCATGTCACTCCGCCCGGCCAGTGGTACGACCAGGATTGGGACGAGTGGGTGTCGTTGCTGTCCGGCGCGGCGCGCCTGCGTGTGGAAGGCGAGGCGGACTGCCTGGAATTGACGGCGGGCGATTACGTTTGGCTGCCCGCCCACTGCCGTCACCGGGTGGAGTGGACCGACCCGGCGCGGGAAACGGTGTGGCTGGCGCTGCATTGCGGCCAGCACCCGGATTAG
- a CDS encoding 2-oxoglutarate dehydrogenase E1 component, translating into MSHPTDLLEQDSALSGANAAFLEQMYEQYLRDPDSVEESWRVHFAVLHESAHGQPEVAHSKIRKRLVQEAKEANAVRYRGDLKFTLSEENIRKQSGVARLIYHYRLRGHQAADNNPLKYLPKPAVPDLELAYFGLSEADLDTVFDTGTLYGPDRLPLREILALLKETYCGSIGSEYLHIADTGIKFWIKDRLEMARGRVVLDLTKKRWLLRMLTAAEGIEQYLHQKYVGQKRFSLEGCESLIPLMDELIQRAGEQGTREMVIGMAHRGRLNMLVNILGKQPAQLFREFEGTAEKASQATSGDVKYHMGFSSDVASRGGIVHLALAFNPSHLEFINPVVQGSVRARQDRLGENRLKEVLPVLIHGDAAMAGQGIVMETLNMAETSGYHTGGTLHIVINNQIGFTTSRVNDARSTPYCTDVAQMVQAPVFHVNADDPEAVLFVTQLALDYRMTFHKDVVIDLIGYRRQGHSEADEPAATQPLMYRFIRNHPSVRRLYAERLEREEVIVPGEAAEMEQAYRQALETADVVSRPIVPNPEHYKRSWRPYFGYGWDAPADTTVAPETLRALGERLLDLPEGFVAHPRVVAIRDARRRMMLGEEPLDWGYAETLAYASLLAQGLSVRLSGEDSERGTFFHRHAVVYDNETGQSYTPLRTVTQGEARFEVFNSLLSEAGVLGFEYGYSTAEPESLVIWEAQFGDFANGAQVYIDQFISSGQAKWGLLCHLTVLLPHGYEGQGPEHSSARLERYLQLCAEHNIQVCVPTTPAQIFHLLRRQVLRPCRLPLVVMSPKSLLRHKQAVSSLAELAEGAFQPVLDEIDPLDPQAVTRVVLCAGKVYYDVLDARRALKSNHIAIVRVEQLYPFPQTQFKDILARYPNMKQLVWCQEEPENQGAWHQIKHRFLDSVGGGVELRYAGRPMSAAPAVGSHRLHMEQQRQLVADALD; encoded by the coding sequence ATGAGCCATCCCACCGATCTACTCGAGCAGGACTCCGCCCTTTCCGGCGCCAATGCCGCTTTCCTGGAGCAGATGTACGAGCAGTACCTGAGGGATCCGGACTCGGTGGAGGAAAGCTGGCGCGTCCACTTCGCCGTGCTGCACGAAAGCGCCCACGGCCAGCCGGAGGTGGCCCACAGCAAGATCCGCAAGCGGCTGGTGCAGGAGGCCAAGGAGGCCAACGCCGTCCGCTACCGGGGCGACCTGAAATTCACCCTGTCGGAAGAAAACATCCGCAAGCAGTCCGGCGTGGCGCGGCTGATCTACCACTACCGCCTGCGCGGCCATCAGGCGGCGGACAATAATCCCCTTAAATACTTGCCCAAGCCGGCCGTGCCCGACTTGGAACTGGCCTATTTCGGCCTGAGCGAGGCCGATTTGGACACGGTGTTCGACACCGGCACGCTCTACGGCCCGGACCGCCTGCCGCTGCGGGAAATCCTGGCGCTGCTCAAGGAAACCTACTGCGGCAGCATCGGCAGCGAGTACCTGCACATCGCCGACACCGGCATCAAGTTTTGGATCAAGGACCGCTTGGAAATGGCCCGCGGCCGTGTGGTGCTGGACCTGACCAAGAAGCGCTGGCTGCTGCGCATGCTGACCGCCGCCGAGGGCATCGAGCAGTATTTGCACCAGAAATACGTCGGCCAGAAGCGCTTTTCCCTGGAAGGCTGCGAAAGCCTGATCCCGCTCATGGACGAGCTGATCCAGCGGGCCGGCGAGCAGGGCACGCGCGAAATGGTCATCGGCATGGCCCATCGCGGCCGGCTCAACATGCTGGTGAACATCCTCGGCAAGCAACCGGCGCAGTTGTTCCGCGAGTTCGAGGGCACGGCGGAGAAAGCGTCCCAGGCCACGTCCGGCGACGTGAAATACCACATGGGTTTTTCTTCCGACGTGGCCAGCCGCGGCGGCATCGTCCACCTGGCCCTGGCGTTCAACCCCTCCCATTTGGAATTCATCAATCCCGTGGTGCAGGGTTCGGTGCGGGCCCGGCAGGACCGGCTGGGTGAAAACCGCCTCAAGGAGGTGCTCCCGGTGCTGATCCACGGCGACGCCGCCATGGCCGGCCAGGGCATCGTCATGGAAACCCTCAACATGGCGGAAACCAGCGGCTACCACACCGGCGGCACGCTGCACATCGTCATCAACAACCAGATCGGTTTTACCACCAGCCGCGTCAACGACGCCCGCTCCACGCCTTATTGCACCGACGTGGCGCAGATGGTGCAGGCGCCGGTATTCCACGTGAACGCCGACGACCCGGAAGCGGTGCTGTTCGTGACCCAGCTGGCGCTGGATTACCGCATGACCTTCCACAAGGACGTGGTGATCGACTTGATCGGGTACCGCCGCCAGGGGCACAGCGAGGCGGACGAGCCCGCCGCCACCCAGCCGCTCATGTACCGCTTCATCCGCAACCATCCCTCGGTGCGGCGCTTGTACGCCGAACGCCTGGAGCGGGAGGAGGTGATCGTGCCGGGCGAGGCGGCGGAGATGGAGCAGGCCTATCGGCAAGCGCTGGAAACGGCGGACGTGGTGTCGCGCCCAATCGTCCCCAACCCCGAGCACTACAAGCGCAGTTGGCGGCCCTATTTCGGCTATGGCTGGGACGCCCCGGCCGATACCACCGTCGCGCCGGAGACGCTGCGCGCGTTGGGCGAGCGGTTGCTGGACTTGCCCGAGGGCTTTGTCGCCCATCCCCGCGTGGTCGCCATCCGCGATGCGCGCCGGCGCATGATGCTGGGCGAGGAGCCGCTGGACTGGGGATACGCGGAAACCCTCGCTTACGCCAGCTTGCTGGCGCAAGGACTCAGCGTGCGCTTGTCGGGGGAGGATTCGGAGCGCGGCACGTTTTTCCACCGCCACGCGGTGGTGTACGACAATGAAACGGGCCAGTCCTACACGCCGCTACGCACGGTGACGCAAGGGGAGGCGCGTTTCGAGGTGTTCAACTCCCTGCTGTCGGAAGCGGGCGTGTTGGGTTTCGAGTACGGTTATTCCACCGCGGAGCCGGAATCCTTGGTGATTTGGGAGGCCCAGTTCGGCGATTTCGCCAACGGCGCCCAGGTGTACATCGACCAGTTCATCAGCTCCGGCCAAGCCAAGTGGGGATTGCTGTGCCATCTCACCGTGCTGCTGCCCCACGGTTACGAGGGGCAAGGGCCGGAGCATTCCTCGGCGCGCTTGGAGCGCTACCTGCAACTGTGCGCCGAGCACAATATCCAGGTGTGCGTGCCCACCACGCCGGCGCAAATTTTCCATTTGCTGCGCCGCCAAGTGCTGCGGCCTTGCCGTTTGCCGCTGGTGGTGATGAGCCCCAAGAGCCTGTTGCGTCACAAGCAGGCCGTTTCCAGCCTGGCCGAGCTGGCGGAAGGCGCGTTCCAGCCGGTGTTGGACGAAATCGACCCCTTGGATCCGCAGGCCGTGACCCGGGTGGTGCTGTGCGCCGGCAAGGTCTATTACGACGTGCTGGACGCGCGCCGGGCGCTGAAATCCAATCACATCGCCATCGTGCGGGTGGAACAGCTCTATCCTTTCCCGCAAACCCAGTTCAAGGACATCCTGGCCCGTTACCCCAATATGAAACAGCTGGTGTGGTGCCAGGAAGAGCCGGAAAACCAAGGCGCTTGGCACCAAATCAAGCACCGCTTCCTGGATTCCGTCGGCGGCGGCGTGGAACTGCGCTACGCCGGCAGGCCCATGTCCGCCGCCCCGGCGGTGGGCAGCCATCGCTTGCACATGGAGCAGCAGCGGCAGCTGGTGGCGGATGCCCTCGATTAG
- the tilS gene encoding tRNA lysidine(34) synthetase TilS, translating to MDAAELAGRLTASGLANRYWIGYSGGLDSHVLLHQCARLGLADGRFRFAAVHVHHGLQPAAEAWAEHCAKACSELNVPFRLMRVDARAAPGQSPEEAARDARYRAFEALLEEGEALLTAQHADDQAETVLLQLLRGAGLAGLAAMPESMALGRGRLLRPLLAWSREALQGYAEAHGLRWVEDPSNRDTSYDRNFIRREVMPLLAGRWPGVAATLGRTARHCAEAQSQLERLAEDLLLAAGAGGPEGTLSVACLRRWQAPEQRLALRHWLRHAGFRAPSAAVLQRIVAEVLTAAEHRNPHVAWREGEVRRYRDRLYALRPLPPLDAQVVYPWDGRRPLVLPGNGVLRLLSGDGPLPVGWHGAMQVRYRRGGERCRLPGRQGSHALKKLFQESALLPPWVRERVPLVYVDGCLAAVGDLWLCEPFAGPGSGVTLSWSGHGLSYAR from the coding sequence ATGGATGCGGCGGAACTGGCGGGTAGGCTGACGGCCTCGGGGCTCGCCAACCGCTATTGGATCGGTTACAGCGGCGGCCTGGATTCCCACGTCCTGCTGCACCAATGCGCCCGTCTCGGCTTGGCCGACGGGCGCTTTCGTTTTGCGGCGGTGCACGTGCACCACGGCTTGCAGCCCGCGGCGGAAGCCTGGGCCGAGCACTGCGCGAAGGCTTGCAGTGAGTTGAATGTCCCGTTCCGCCTGATGCGGGTGGATGCCCGGGCGGCGCCCGGGCAAAGCCCCGAGGAGGCGGCGCGCGATGCCCGCTACCGGGCTTTCGAGGCGTTGCTGGAAGAAGGCGAGGCCCTGCTCACCGCGCAGCACGCCGACGACCAGGCGGAAACGGTGTTGCTGCAATTGCTGCGCGGCGCCGGGCTGGCCGGGCTAGCCGCCATGCCGGAAAGCATGGCGCTGGGCAGAGGCAGGCTGCTACGGCCTTTGCTGGCGTGGAGCCGGGAGGCGTTGCAAGGCTACGCCGAGGCTCACGGCTTGCGATGGGTGGAGGATCCCAGCAACCGGGACACTTCCTATGACCGCAACTTTATCCGCCGCGAGGTGATGCCTTTGCTGGCCGGCCGCTGGCCGGGCGTGGCGGCCACTTTGGGGCGCACGGCGCGCCATTGCGCCGAAGCCCAGAGCCAGTTAGAGCGGTTGGCTGAGGATTTGCTGCTGGCGGCCGGCGCGGGCGGGCCGGAAGGAACCTTGAGCGTGGCCTGCCTGCGCCGATGGCAAGCGCCGGAGCAGCGTTTGGCGTTGCGCCATTGGTTGCGGCATGCCGGGTTTCGCGCGCCGTCGGCGGCGGTGCTGCAGCGCATCGTCGCCGAGGTCCTGACCGCCGCCGAACACCGCAATCCCCACGTGGCTTGGCGGGAGGGGGAGGTGCGGCGCTACCGCGATCGGCTATACGCCTTGCGCCCCCTACCGCCGCTGGATGCGCAGGTGGTTTACCCTTGGGACGGCCGCCGGCCGCTGGTTTTGCCGGGCAACGGCGTGTTGCGGTTGCTCAGCGGCGACGGCCCGCTGCCGGTAGGCTGGCATGGGGCCATGCAGGTGCGCTATCGCCGGGGCGGAGAGCGCTGCCGCCTGCCGGGCCGGCAGGGCAGCCATGCGTTGAAAAAGCTGTTTCAGGAGTCGGCGCTGTTGCCGCCTTGGGTGCGCGAGCGCGTGCCGCTGGTTTATGTCGACGGCTGCTTGGCTGCGGTGGGGGATTTGTGGTTGTGCGAGCCTTTCGCCGGGCCTGGGAGCGGCGTCACGCTAAGCTGGAGCGGGCATGGGTTAAGCTATGCCCGCTAG
- the ettA gene encoding energy-dependent translational throttle protein EttA, with translation MAQYIYTMNRVSKIVPPSRFILRDIYLSFFPGAKIGVLGLNGSGKSTLLRIMAGIDTEIDGEARPQPGIKVGYLPQEPQLDPAKTVRGNVEEAVAEIKQKLAELDAVYAAYAEPDADFDAIAAKQAELEAFIQACDGHELDRKLEIAADALRLPDWDADVTKLSGGEKRRVALCRLLLSNPDMLLLDEPTNHLDAESVAWLERFLHDYPGTVIAVTHDRYFLDNVAGWILELDRGHGIPWEGNYSSWLEQKEKRLEIEEKQETARIKAMKEELEWVRTAPKGRHAKSKSRLARFDELASQESQKRNETQEIYIPPGPRLGDVVVEAEGLKKGFGDRQLIDGLDFRLPKGGIVGVIGPNGAGKTTLFRMIAGAEQPDAGTLRVGDTVQLAYVEQFRDGMDDKKTVWEEISDGLDIITVGTYQTPSRAYCGRFNFKGGDQQKRIGDLSGGERNRVHLAKLLKAGGNLLLLDEPTNDLDVETLRALEEALLAFPGCAVIISHDRWFLDRVATHILAFEGDSKVVWFEGNYADYEADRKKRLGVDADTPHRIKFKPLER, from the coding sequence ATGGCCCAATACATCTACACCATGAACCGGGTGAGCAAGATCGTGCCGCCCAGCCGTTTCATCCTGCGCGACATCTATTTGTCCTTCTTCCCCGGCGCCAAAATCGGCGTGCTGGGCCTCAACGGCTCCGGCAAATCCACCCTGCTGCGCATCATGGCCGGCATCGACACGGAAATCGACGGCGAAGCCCGTCCCCAGCCCGGCATCAAGGTGGGCTACCTACCGCAGGAACCGCAGCTGGACCCGGCCAAGACCGTGCGCGGCAACGTGGAAGAAGCGGTGGCGGAAATCAAGCAGAAGCTGGCCGAACTGGACGCGGTGTACGCCGCCTACGCCGAGCCCGACGCCGACTTCGACGCCATCGCCGCCAAGCAGGCCGAGCTGGAGGCTTTCATCCAGGCCTGCGACGGCCACGAACTGGACCGCAAGCTGGAAATCGCCGCCGACGCCCTGCGCCTGCCGGACTGGGACGCGGACGTGACCAAGCTGTCCGGCGGCGAGAAGCGCCGCGTGGCCCTGTGCCGGCTGCTGCTGTCCAACCCCGACATGCTGCTGTTGGACGAGCCCACCAACCATTTGGACGCGGAATCCGTCGCCTGGCTGGAGCGCTTCCTGCACGACTACCCCGGCACCGTGATCGCCGTGACCCACGACCGCTACTTCCTGGACAACGTGGCCGGCTGGATTCTGGAACTGGACCGCGGCCACGGCATCCCCTGGGAAGGCAATTACTCCTCCTGGCTGGAGCAGAAGGAAAAGCGCCTGGAGATAGAAGAAAAGCAGGAAACCGCCCGCATCAAGGCCATGAAGGAAGAGCTGGAATGGGTGCGCACCGCGCCCAAAGGCCGCCACGCCAAGAGCAAGTCCCGTCTGGCGCGTTTCGACGAATTGGCCTCCCAGGAATCGCAAAAGCGCAACGAAACCCAGGAAATCTACATTCCGCCCGGCCCGCGCCTGGGCGACGTGGTGGTGGAAGCGGAAGGCCTGAAGAAAGGCTTCGGCGACCGGCAGCTCATCGACGGCCTGGATTTCCGCCTGCCCAAGGGCGGCATCGTCGGCGTCATCGGCCCCAACGGCGCCGGCAAGACCACCCTGTTCCGCATGATCGCCGGTGCCGAACAGCCGGACGCCGGCACGTTGCGGGTGGGCGACACGGTGCAACTGGCCTACGTGGAGCAGTTCCGCGACGGCATGGACGACAAGAAAACCGTGTGGGAAGAGATTTCCGACGGGCTGGACATCATTACGGTGGGCACCTACCAAACCCCGTCCCGCGCCTACTGCGGCCGTTTCAACTTCAAGGGCGGCGACCAGCAAAAGCGCATCGGCGACTTGTCCGGCGGCGAACGCAACCGCGTCCATTTAGCCAAGTTGCTCAAGGCCGGCGGCAACCTGCTGCTGTTGGACGAACCCACCAACGACCTGGACGTGGAAACCCTGCGCGCCCTGGAAGAAGCCTTGCTGGCCTTCCCCGGCTGCGCCGTCATCATCTCCCACGACCGCTGGTTCCTGGACCGCGTCGCCACCCACATCCTGGCTTTCGAGGGCGATTCCAAAGTGGTGTGGTTCGAGGGCAACTATGCCGACTACGAGGCGGATCGCAAGAAACGCCTGGGTGTGGACGCGGACACCCCGCACCGCATCAAGTTCAAGCCGCTGGAGCGCTAG
- a CDS encoding EamA family transporter, with translation MKIFFTLCGMVGFTVAANILMKKSAMESGGADSWLAAMVSWKLAAALSCFAAGVLLYAVLLRWLPLSVAQCFAAAQFVGVILASMLILSEPIATGQWIGIALIALGIIVVGLTSPTV, from the coding sequence GTGAAAATCTTTTTCACTCTCTGCGGCATGGTGGGATTCACCGTGGCCGCCAATATCCTCATGAAAAAAAGCGCCATGGAAAGCGGCGGCGCCGACTCCTGGCTCGCGGCCATGGTCAGCTGGAAACTCGCCGCGGCGCTGAGCTGCTTCGCCGCGGGCGTGCTGCTCTACGCGGTATTGCTCCGATGGCTGCCGCTGAGCGTCGCCCAATGCTTCGCCGCCGCGCAGTTCGTCGGCGTGATCTTGGCGTCCATGCTGATTTTGTCCGAGCCCATCGCCACGGGGCAGTGGATCGGCATCGCGCTGATCGCCCTGGGCATCATAGTGGTGGGGCTGACGAGCCCGACCGTTTAG